A region of Actinomycetota bacterium DNA encodes the following proteins:
- a CDS encoding iron chelate uptake ABC transporter family permease subunit has translation MRRTIKYTIILLFILLALALVAASLGSASISLKDTAKIIGSYIPGIRNLIDASHISANEFAIISQIRLPRIIISVLAGIALASSGVIFQGIFRNPMADPYIIGVSAGASFGATIGLIFASGIRLASISLVSLFAFAGALGVTFLVYSISRTKGRVSVLTLLLAGVAISAMLSSINSFILMFQSQDLARVVFWLMGSFTAASWQQLAIIGPIIIVLFIVAAFFMTELNIISLGDQRATQLGVNTDQVKKILLVLASLIAAAAVSVSGIIGFVGLITPHILRLIVGPDHKILYPTSALAGGIVLLASDTLSRMVLVPREIPVGIITSIIGVPFFIYLLVRSKRQVF, from the coding sequence TTGAGAAGAACTATTAAATACACCATAATATTGCTGTTTATACTTTTGGCTTTAGCCCTGGTGGCAGCTTCCTTGGGTTCTGCCAGCATTTCCCTTAAGGATACGGCTAAAATCATCGGCAGCTATATACCGGGCATTAGAAACCTGATAGATGCCAGCCATATAAGTGCCAATGAATTTGCCATAATTTCCCAAATCAGGCTTCCCCGGATTATAATTTCGGTACTGGCCGGGATTGCTTTAGCTTCCAGCGGAGTCATATTTCAAGGAATCTTTAGAAACCCCATGGCTGATCCCTATATTATAGGGGTGTCAGCAGGGGCATCGTTTGGAGCTACTATCGGGCTTATATTTGCTTCAGGTATCCGGTTGGCATCTATTTCTTTAGTAAGCCTGTTTGCTTTTGCTGGGGCACTGGGAGTAACTTTTTTAGTCTATAGTATCAGTAGGACAAAGGGCAGGGTATCAGTATTGACCCTGCTGCTGGCAGGAGTAGCCATCAGTGCCATGTTAAGCTCTATTAATTCCTTTATACTGATGTTTCAATCCCAGGACCTGGCCAGGGTGGTATTCTGGCTTATGGGAAGTTTTACTGCAGCCAGCTGGCAGCAGCTGGCCATAATTGGACCTATTATTATAGTACTGTTTATTGTTGCTGCTTTCTTTATGACTGAACTGAATATTATTTCTTTAGGGGACCAGAGGGCAACCCAGCTGGGAGTAAATACCGACCAGGTAAAAAAGATACTGCTGGTGCTAGCTTCCCTGATTGCGGCAGCAGCGGTATCGGTAAGCGGCATAATTGGTTTCGTGGGCCTTATTACCCCCCATATTTTAAGGCTGATAGTAGGTCCCGACCACAAAATCCTTTATCCTACTTCAGCATTGGCGGGAGGAATTGTCCTATTAGCTTCAGATACCTTGTCCCGCATGGTGCTGGTTCCCCGGGAGATACCGGTAGGCATTATCACCTCTATAATAGGAGTGCCTTTCTTTATTTACCTGTTGGTTAGGTCTAAAAGGCAGGTGTTTTAA
- a CDS encoding 50S ribosomal protein L25 has product MESLSLVVDKREDKELGNNASKRLRRDHFIPAVMYGLAKEPLTLKVDAKKFSQVIKGKGTANLIFDLSVNGSKKKEAVILKDIQKHPITRDFLHLDFLRIEMAKEVETQVPIQIINDDIAVGVKEEGGVMQHSLRELHIACLPMDIPESIVYDIKDLKLGETVKVEDLKVGDEVRIISDPSEVIVSIIHPSQLVEEEVEEEVEGEPELIGREGEEAEEAQEKPAEASEAPEQE; this is encoded by the coding sequence ATGGAAAGTTTAAGCTTAGTTGTAGATAAGAGGGAAGATAAAGAGCTGGGAAATAATGCGTCCAAGAGGCTCAGAAGGGATCATTTTATCCCTGCGGTAATGTATGGTCTGGCCAAGGAGCCACTGACCCTGAAGGTGGATGCCAAAAAATTTAGCCAGGTAATAAAAGGCAAGGGTACGGCAAACCTTATCTTTGACCTTTCAGTTAACGGTTCGAAAAAGAAGGAAGCGGTAATTTTAAAAGATATTCAGAAGCATCCCATAACCAGGGACTTTCTGCATTTGGACTTCCTAAGGATTGAAATGGCCAAGGAAGTAGAAACCCAGGTGCCCATACAGATAATTAATGACGATATTGCTGTGGGGGTAAAAGAAGAAGGCGGAGTAATGCAGCATAGTCTAAGAGAGCTCCATATAGCCTGCTTGCCTATGGATATTCCGGAAAGTATTGTTTATGACATTAAAGACTTAAAGCTGGGAGAAACAGTTAAGGTAGAGGATTTGAAAGTGGGCGATGAAGTCAGGATCATTAGCGACCCCAGTGAAGTTATAGTATCTATAATCCATCCTTCTCAACTGGTGGAAGAAGAAGTGGAAGAAGAAGTCGAGGGTGAACCTGAACTGATAGGCAGGGAAGGGGAAGAAGCAGAAGAAGCCCAAGAAAAGCCTGCGGAAGCTTCAGAGGCCCCGGAGCAGGAATAA
- the glmU gene encoding bifunctional UDP-N-acetylglucosamine diphosphorylase/glucosamine-1-phosphate N-acetyltransferase GlmU — protein sequence MEKSKNLSVLILAAGKGKRMKSSKPKVLHQILSKPMLYYILNSVYGLCPLNVVVVVGHQKNLVRKYLKDNYPQALTIEQNPQLGTAHAVKCAASLKREMGSLVLVLSGDCPLILKDTLKQLVARMTGTGSSAAILSTEVEDPTGYGRIIKDSRGKVLKVVEHNDTTPRQQSINEINTSIYCFDRDKLFDKIEEVGSDNSQKEYYLTDVIEKMVNSGQRVTTYKLQDSVQVLGVNDRAQLADAEKVIRQRINYRLSLQGVSIKDPAQTYIQDTVTIGIDTVIEPCCFIEGNTSIGTGCRIGPFTQIKDASIGKNTTITNSVIEGSLVGEHNYIGPFSYLGPGVVTSSHQSCKSYYNLGCGDSELVKGKRKS from the coding sequence ATGGAGAAGAGCAAAAACCTATCGGTGTTAATCCTTGCTGCCGGCAAGGGAAAACGAATGAAATCTTCCAAGCCTAAAGTCCTACATCAAATTTTATCCAAACCCATGCTCTACTATATTTTAAACAGCGTTTATGGGCTCTGCCCTCTAAATGTAGTAGTAGTAGTAGGCCATCAAAAAAATCTGGTGAGAAAATACCTAAAAGATAATTATCCCCAGGCTTTGACCATAGAGCAAAATCCCCAGCTGGGAACCGCCCATGCCGTCAAATGTGCTGCTTCCTTAAAAAGGGAGATGGGCAGTTTGGTTCTGGTGCTGAGCGGAGACTGCCCCTTGATATTAAAAGATACATTGAAACAGCTGGTAGCAAGGATGACTGGTACTGGCAGCAGCGCTGCCATATTAAGCACCGAGGTGGAAGACCCAACCGGTTACGGGAGGATAATAAAGGATAGCAGGGGCAAGGTACTAAAAGTGGTAGAGCACAATGATACTACACCCCGCCAGCAATCAATTAATGAAATCAATACCTCCATATACTGTTTTGACCGGGATAAGCTGTTTGATAAAATAGAGGAAGTAGGTTCAGACAATTCCCAAAAAGAGTATTATTTAACCGATGTGATAGAAAAGATGGTTAATTCAGGCCAAAGGGTAACCACCTATAAATTGCAGGATTCGGTGCAGGTGCTGGGCGTAAATGACCGGGCCCAGCTGGCGGATGCTGAAAAAGTGATAAGACAGAGAATAAATTACAGGCTCTCCCTGCAGGGAGTAAGCATAAAAGACCCGGCCCAGACCTATATACAGGATACGGTTACTATCGGAATAGATACAGTAATAGAGCCTTGCTGCTTTATTGAGGGCAATACATCAATTGGAACTGGCTGCCGGATAGGGCCTTTTACCCAGATTAAAGATGCTTCCATAGGTAAAAATACCACCATAACCAATTCGGTAATAGAAGGTTCCCTGGTAGGGGAGCATAACTACATTGGACCTTTTAGCTATCTCGGTCCCGGAGTAGTAACTTCAAGCCATCAAAGCTGTAAAAGTTATTACAACCTGGGGTGCGGGGATAGCGAACTGGTTAAGGGTAAGAGGAAAAGCTAA
- a CDS encoding ABC transporter ATP-binding protein, whose protein sequence is MLSLSNLNFSYNGAPVLKDISFKVQERQFISILGPNGSGKSTLINIISRVLKNYRGQVIVAGKNLAGLHPRQAARLVAVVPQSTHPGFDFTVKQIVAMGRYPYRDRLEAGSSADKKIEDIIEKVRIQNLTHRKYHELSGGEKQRVIIAQALVQDTPLLLLDEPTSHLDINFQIELMQLIKDLNTIDGKTVIGIFHDINLAIQYADKVMLLKEGNLFEYGTVNEVITTENIERVFGSEVYVAKNPFSGKLYVNPTFSLSTGAGRDLKNIRVHVIGGGGAATSVLNLLHSQGYRLSCGVVNNLDTDQGTAQRLGIPFVSEAPFSPISRQSQDRNLEFIKGSDYVILPSVAIGNGNFSNLASARQAQQMGKKVIIMGGKDMSGRDYTQGKASVLFEEIIEAGAEVISSESQLLGLLAKPKGHS, encoded by the coding sequence ATGCTGTCTTTATCCAACCTCAATTTTTCCTATAATGGAGCCCCGGTCTTAAAAGATATCAGTTTTAAGGTGCAGGAACGCCAGTTTATATCTATACTGGGTCCCAATGGCAGTGGTAAGTCTACCCTTATAAACATTATAAGCAGGGTGCTGAAAAACTATAGGGGCCAGGTCATTGTTGCCGGAAAAAACCTGGCTGGACTTCATCCCCGGCAGGCAGCCAGGCTGGTGGCAGTAGTACCCCAATCTACCCATCCCGGATTTGACTTTACGGTAAAACAGATTGTAGCTATGGGCAGGTACCCTTACCGGGACCGGCTGGAAGCCGGTAGCAGTGCCGATAAAAAGATAGAAGATATAATAGAGAAGGTCCGTATACAAAATTTGACCCACCGAAAATACCATGAATTGTCCGGGGGTGAAAAACAGAGGGTAATAATTGCCCAGGCCCTGGTACAGGACACGCCCTTGCTGCTGTTGGATGAGCCTACCAGCCATTTGGATATTAATTTTCAGATAGAGCTGATGCAGCTAATAAAGGACTTAAATACCATTGATGGAAAGACGGTAATAGGTATTTTTCATGATATTAATCTGGCCATACAGTATGCGGATAAGGTGATGCTGCTAAAGGAAGGAAATCTGTTTGAGTATGGTACGGTAAATGAAGTAATTACTACTGAAAACATTGAAAGGGTGTTTGGCAGTGAGGTTTATGTAGCTAAAAACCCCTTTAGCGGCAAACTTTATGTAAATCCTACCTTCAGCCTGTCAACAGGGGCGGGCAGGGATTTAAAGAACATAAGGGTACATGTGATAGGGGGAGGGGGAGCAGCTACTTCAGTGCTTAACCTGCTCCACTCGCAAGGCTACCGCCTCTCCTGCGGGGTGGTAAATAATCTGGATACCGATCAGGGGACAGCACAGAGGCTGGGCATTCCTTTTGTAAGTGAGGCCCCTTTTTCGCCCATAAGCCGGCAATCCCAGGACCGTAATTTAGAATTTATAAAGGGCAGTGATTATGTGATATTACCTTCGGTAGCAATTGGGAATGGTAATTTTTCCAACCTGGCTTCTGCCCGGCAAGCCCAACAAATGGGCAAGAAGGTAATAATAATGGGAGGTAAAGACATGTCGGGCCGGGATTATACCCAAGGCAAGGCATCCGTGCTGTTTGAGGAGATAATAGAAGCAGGGGCAGAAGTGATTTCCTCAGAGTCCCAGCTGCTCGGTCTTTTAGCCAAGCCAAAGGGCCACAGTTGA
- a CDS encoding metal ABC transporter permease, translated as MADFFIYPFLQRALVSGLVIGITCSLIGVFVVLQKMSFFANAIAHSSLAGIALGFLIGINPMISAVIFGIIIALLISYLKNKSTLSVDTIIGIFLPTSMAIGVLIIGLLKSYKPDLLSYLFGNILAIDRFYMYLSLGLGLAVILIMAVFFKPYMFMAFDRELAALQGVKVVVYDYLFVIMVAATVIISTKVLGIILVSALIVIPAASSKNISTNFTQMVVFSIIFGFLSSLLGLFLSYILNLASGATIIMVSAAIFFITLACRKARLSS; from the coding sequence ATGGCAGATTTTTTTATATATCCTTTTTTACAGAGAGCCCTTGTTTCCGGACTGGTCATAGGCATTACCTGCTCCCTGATAGGAGTGTTTGTGGTACTCCAGAAAATGTCTTTTTTTGCCAATGCCATAGCCCACTCTTCTCTGGCAGGTATTGCGCTGGGTTTTCTGATAGGAATAAATCCCATGATCAGCGCGGTAATATTTGGCATAATCATTGCCCTACTTATCTCTTACCTTAAGAACAAAAGCACCCTTTCGGTGGATACCATAATCGGTATATTTTTGCCCACTTCCATGGCTATAGGGGTATTAATAATAGGACTGTTAAAAAGCTATAAACCGGACCTGTTAAGCTACCTGTTTGGAAACATATTGGCCATAGACCGGTTTTACATGTATCTATCTTTAGGGCTGGGGTTGGCAGTAATCCTTATTATGGCCGTATTTTTTAAACCCTATATGTTTATGGCTTTTGACCGGGAGCTGGCTGCCCTGCAGGGGGTAAAAGTAGTGGTATACGATTACCTATTTGTAATTATGGTAGCAGCTACCGTGATTATCAGCACCAAGGTGCTAGGCATAATCCTGGTAAGCGCTTTGATTGTAATTCCTGCTGCCTCTTCCAAAAACATTAGCACCAATTTTACCCAGATGGTAGTTTTCTCAATTATATTTGGATTTCTTTCCAGCCTGCTGGGGCTGTTTTTATCCTATATTCTAAACCTGGCGTCAGGGGCTACCATCATCATGGTTAGCGCTGCTATATTTTTTATTACTTTGGCTTGCAGGAAAGCGAGGCTATCTTCATGA
- a CDS encoding metal ABC transporter ATP-binding protein — protein MAVKALEINNLSVTLGNKKILEDITFSIDEGDFLIIIGPNGSGKTTLIKAILNLVPYSGQIKVFGKAASGLHSYRGVAGYVPQKFEFDRTFPVTVAEVIAMSLGSGKKKKDWVKERVEWALGQVGMSGYGGVKLGTLSGGQIQRVLIGRAVASHPRIIFFDEPLAGVDVKGEDSFYHLINHLKESQKLTVALISHDVTVVNLYADKVAALNRILVGFGPPGQVLVPLKLEKAYGKGFGIFKHKECLEKPQEELTADDIKRCKLYGE, from the coding sequence ATGGCGGTAAAAGCATTAGAGATAAACAATTTATCGGTAACCCTGGGCAATAAAAAAATATTAGAGGATATCACCTTTTCCATAGATGAAGGGGACTTCTTAATTATTATAGGACCTAATGGGTCCGGTAAGACTACCCTAATTAAAGCAATCCTTAATTTGGTTCCCTACAGCGGCCAGATAAAAGTGTTTGGAAAGGCGGCATCCGGACTGCATAGCTACCGGGGTGTTGCTGGTTATGTACCCCAAAAATTTGAATTTGACCGCACCTTCCCGGTTACAGTGGCAGAAGTTATAGCCATGTCCCTGGGATCAGGCAAAAAAAAGAAGGACTGGGTAAAAGAAAGGGTAGAGTGGGCTTTAGGCCAGGTAGGGATGTCCGGCTACGGCGGGGTTAAGCTGGGGACCCTTTCCGGGGGCCAGATACAGAGGGTATTAATAGGGAGGGCAGTGGCCAGCCATCCCCGTATCATCTTCTTTGACGAGCCTCTGGCGGGGGTTGATGTTAAAGGCGAAGACAGCTTCTACCACCTTATAAACCATCTAAAAGAGAGCCAAAAATTAACGGTAGCCCTGATATCCCATGACGTTACAGTAGTAAACCTGTATGCTGATAAGGTAGCGGCTTTAAACCGTATTCTGGTAGGATTTGGACCGCCAGGCCAGGTACTGGTCCCTTTAAAATTAGAAAAAGCTTACGGCAAGGGTTTTGGCATATTTAAGCATAAGGAGTGCCTGGAAAAACCACAGGAAGAGCTTACTGCCGATGATATTAAAAGGTGCAAATTGTACGGAGAGTGA
- a CDS encoding radical SAM protein, whose translation MTIGRSKVSQILYLAGYALKARLFAAQRKPLLASFKVTYRCNLKCSHCPFWNKPSPAYMDIKEAEALLQKLYRQGVRLVIFEGGEPLLYPHLDKLVEKAKTLFFSVGITTNGILDLDRANPDLYFVSLDGPRQIHDQIRGTCFDHIMDNIAAHPHMKIIANITISSINYLYIEQLVRFLKGKIFGVTVQFIYPFPGIKTLPLDYSDRTKVLDKLIRLKKEGYPVLDSFSCLESLKDNHWKCHDFLIANTEPDQTLHYGCYLKHRLSSYNCSLCGYAVHCEASAAYDFNPGALGAAKSIFWD comes from the coding sequence TTGACAATAGGTAGATCAAAGGTTAGTCAAATCCTTTATCTGGCGGGTTATGCCTTAAAAGCCAGGTTATTTGCCGCCCAGCGTAAACCGCTTTTGGCCAGCTTTAAAGTTACCTACCGCTGCAACCTTAAATGCTCGCACTGCCCTTTTTGGAATAAGCCTTCACCTGCCTATATGGATATAAAGGAGGCAGAAGCCCTGCTGCAAAAGCTTTACCGCCAAGGAGTAAGGCTAGTGATATTTGAAGGAGGGGAACCCCTGCTCTACCCCCACCTGGATAAGTTGGTGGAGAAAGCTAAAACCCTTTTTTTCTCAGTGGGAATTACCACCAATGGGATTCTGGACTTAGACCGGGCCAATCCTGACCTTTACTTTGTATCCCTGGATGGCCCCCGCCAGATTCATGACCAGATTAGGGGAACCTGTTTTGACCATATTATGGATAATATAGCCGCACATCCCCATATGAAAATAATAGCCAATATTACCATATCCAGCATAAATTACCTCTATATTGAACAACTAGTCCGGTTTTTAAAGGGAAAGATTTTTGGGGTAACTGTCCAATTTATTTACCCCTTTCCCGGTATAAAAACACTGCCTTTGGACTACAGCGACCGGACAAAGGTTCTAGATAAGCTTATCAGGCTAAAAAAAGAGGGTTATCCCGTCCTGGATTCCTTTAGTTGCCTGGAGTCTTTAAAGGATAACCACTGGAAATGCCATGATTTTCTGATAGCCAATACAGAGCCTGACCAAACACTTCATTACGGCTGTTACCTCAAGCACCGGTTAAGCAGCTACAACTGCAGCCTGTGCGGATATGCAGTACATTGCGAAGCCAGCGCCGCCTATGATTTTAACCCCGGGGCCCTGGGTGCGGCCAAAAGCATATTCTGGGATTAA
- a CDS encoding methylated-DNA--[protein]-cysteine S-methyltransferase translates to MNLYQHQFDTTIGRLYYVWDGQENLCYLGNDIKRLDQFKKLAKSSTGLGGWPQLEEEIYRYLAGQLKNFKINTKLLYGSPFFRKVLDSLKTIGYGQMVSYRELAGLSGSSKAWRAVGTVMGKNPIMIIIPCHRVIKSSGQAGNYSAGIPIKHFLLQLESPKGH, encoded by the coding sequence ATGAACCTATACCAGCATCAGTTTGATACTACTATAGGCAGACTTTATTATGTATGGGATGGACAAGAGAATCTATGCTATCTTGGAAATGACATTAAACGGCTGGACCAGTTTAAGAAGCTGGCCAAATCAAGCACCGGGCTTGGAGGCTGGCCTCAGCTGGAAGAAGAAATATATAGGTATTTGGCAGGCCAGTTAAAAAATTTTAAAATAAACACTAAATTATTGTATGGCTCACCCTTTTTTCGAAAGGTACTGGACAGCTTAAAGACAATAGGATACGGGCAAATGGTCAGCTACCGTGAGCTGGCAGGCCTTTCCGGCAGCAGTAAAGCCTGGAGGGCAGTGGGTACAGTGATGGGCAAGAACCCTATAATGATTATCATTCCCTGCCACCGGGTAATAAAAAGCAGCGGCCAGGCGGGAAACTATTCAGCAGGTATACCCATAAAGCATTTTTTGCTCCAACTGGAATCTCCCAAAGGCCATTAA
- the pth gene encoding aminoacyl-tRNA hydrolase: MILIIGLGNPGKQYELTRHNVGFMAVDRIAGNFKAGSFSKFNAEIFQFKYGQAKLMMAKPLTFMNNSGSAVAALLKHYDIQTGSLLVMHDDMDIELGNIRFKSGGSTAGHKGLESIVKATGSQRFNRLRIGIGRPPGSQDPADYVLEPFSLKETEELEFVFNTVSESIEDYLESGLDYVMNKYN; this comes from the coding sequence ATGATTTTAATAATAGGCTTAGGTAATCCTGGAAAACAATATGAATTGACCAGACATAATGTGGGATTCATGGCGGTGGACAGGATTGCTGGTAACTTTAAGGCCGGCAGTTTCAGCAAGTTTAATGCAGAAATTTTTCAGTTCAAATACGGCCAGGCCAAATTAATGATGGCCAAACCCCTAACCTTTATGAACAATAGCGGCAGCGCAGTAGCTGCCTTGTTAAAACATTATGATATCCAGACTGGCTCTCTGCTGGTAATGCATGATGATATGGACATAGAGCTGGGTAATATAAGGTTCAAATCAGGGGGAAGCACTGCCGGGCACAAGGGCCTGGAGTCAATAGTAAAAGCTACTGGCAGCCAGAGGTTTAACCGGTTGCGGATAGGCATAGGGAGGCCTCCCGGCTCCCAGGATCCTGCAGATTATGTGCTGGAGCCTTTCAGCTTAAAGGAAACAGAAGAGCTTGAATTTGTGTTTAACACTGTTTCTGAGAGTATTGAGGATTACCTGGAGAGCGGCTTGGACTATGTGATGAATAAGTATAACTAA
- the cobO gene encoding cob(I)yrinic acid a,c-diamide adenosyltransferase, with amino-acid sequence MKNKKGLVLVNTGDGKGKTTAALGLALRAAGHQQKVLILQFIKGCWISGEVRAISSIPQIEIKQLGSGFIPFKQGKPLINPELKMEAEQALQYALEQAKNSSYDLIILDEINNMVDYGLASPEQVLNIINNKKPEMVLVLTGRNAHPKIIEAADTVTEMKQIKHAFQHGIKAIKGIEY; translated from the coding sequence ATGAAAAACAAAAAAGGCCTGGTACTGGTTAATACCGGTGACGGCAAAGGCAAAACTACCGCTGCCCTGGGACTTGCTTTAAGGGCTGCTGGGCACCAGCAGAAGGTTTTGATACTGCAATTTATAAAAGGCTGCTGGATTTCTGGGGAAGTTAGGGCCATAAGCAGCATACCCCAGATAGAAATAAAGCAGCTGGGTTCAGGGTTTATACCTTTTAAGCAGGGTAAGCCCCTAATAAATCCAGAGTTGAAAATGGAAGCAGAGCAAGCCCTGCAGTATGCCCTAGAGCAGGCTAAAAACAGTTCCTATGACCTAATCATTTTAGATGAGATAAACAACATGGTAGATTATGGTCTGGCCAGTCCGGAACAGGTATTAAATATAATAAATAATAAAAAACCGGAAATGGTGTTAGTGCTTACCGGCAGAAATGCTCATCCTAAAATAATAGAAGCTGCGGATACAGTAACTGAAATGAAACAGATAAAGCATGCTTTCCAGCATGGTATAAAGGCCATCAAGGGAATAGAATACTAA
- a CDS encoding DUF6485 family protein, translated as MECRKEQNLKICNCSYEPCPRKGICCQCIEYHRNMGELPACYFGPEAEKTYDRSIQHFIKLNS; from the coding sequence ATGGAATGCAGAAAAGAGCAGAACCTGAAAATCTGTAATTGCAGCTATGAACCCTGTCCCCGCAAAGGCATATGCTGCCAATGCATAGAATATCACCGGAACATGGGCGAACTTCCTGCCTGCTATTTTGGACCTGAGGCAGAAAAGACCTATGACCGTTCTATACAACATTTTATAAAATTAAACAGTTAG
- a CDS encoding ribose-phosphate pyrophosphokinase: protein MRDYPTNRRMMLFSGSSNIALAEHIAEQLGVSLGRVDRKKFKNGEIYVKFEDSVRGADVFLIQTCSEPVNDYIMELLIMIDALKRASAGMINAVIPHYGYARQDKKAEGREPITAKLFADLLEVAGMDRMIVMDLHTATIQGFFDVPVDHITAIPILAKYFRTLNITNGVVVSPDVGGVKRASILANQLHYPLAIFDKRRPSQNVAKIEHLVGEVEGKDAILFDDMIDTGGTLVEAIEMLLDNGVKRVFAAATHPIFSNDAIHLLQNSRAEQIVVADTLPINRPYNHDKIKVVSVASLLAKTIKKVYHCKSVSELFKGENLV, encoded by the coding sequence ATGAGAGATTATCCTACCAACCGCAGAATGATGCTTTTTTCAGGCTCATCTAATATTGCGCTGGCCGAGCATATAGCTGAGCAGCTGGGAGTCTCTTTAGGCAGGGTAGACCGTAAAAAGTTTAAGAACGGTGAAATTTATGTAAAGTTTGAAGATAGCGTAAGGGGCGCTGATGTATTTTTGATACAAACCTGCAGCGAGCCTGTAAATGACTACATCATGGAACTGCTTATAATGATAGATGCCTTAAAAAGGGCTTCTGCCGGGATGATAAATGCAGTAATACCTCATTATGGTTATGCCCGCCAGGATAAAAAAGCTGAAGGAAGGGAACCTATTACTGCCAAGCTGTTCGCGGATTTGCTGGAAGTGGCCGGTATGGACAGGATGATAGTTATGGACCTGCATACTGCTACCATACAGGGATTTTTTGACGTACCGGTAGACCACATTACAGCCATTCCCATCCTTGCCAAGTATTTTAGAACCTTGAATATCACTAATGGGGTAGTGGTAAGCCCCGATGTGGGAGGGGTTAAAAGGGCTAGTATTTTAGCTAATCAGCTTCATTATCCCCTGGCCATATTTGATAAGAGAAGGCCTTCCCAGAATGTGGCAAAAATTGAGCATTTGGTAGGAGAAGTAGAGGGCAAAGATGCAATTCTGTTTGATGACATGATTGATACCGGGGGAACCCTGGTAGAAGCCATTGAAATGCTGCTGGATAATGGTGTAAAAAGGGTATTTGCTGCTGCTACCCACCCCATATTTTCAAATGATGCCATACATTTGCTCCAGAATTCCAGGGCAGAGCAAATAGTGGTGGCAGATACCTTGCCTATAAACCGTCCTTATAACCATGATAAAATAAAAGTGGTTTCAGTGGCGTCCCTGCTTGCAAAAACCATAAAAAAAGTTTATCATTGCAAGTCTGTAAGCGAGTTGTTTAAAGGTGAAAATCTGGTTTAA